In Pseudomonas sp. ADAK18, a single window of DNA contains:
- a CDS encoding aminoglycoside phosphotransferase family protein, producing MSSTEKQPIDLIDASLVQRLIATQYPQWAHLTVEPVLPSGWDNRTFRLGDRMSVRLPSAAAYVAQVEKEHKWLPVLAPHLPLPIPVPIAKGVPALGYPWPWSVYAWLDGEPVQEGLIDSEEAFARTLARFLVDLHRIDVTDAPIAGLHNFYRGGSLSVYDGETRNALELLAGCIDTASALTVWEVAMGSTWNNPNAWVHGDLACGNLLVKDGKLHAVIDFGSSAVGDPACDLVIAWTMFGEASRHAFRSALPLDDATWARGRGWALWKALITLVKLDESQRKVDKSNQVIQRILADQR from the coding sequence ATGTCAAGCACAGAAAAGCAGCCCATAGATTTGATAGATGCGTCTCTCGTTCAGCGGCTGATTGCAACGCAGTATCCTCAATGGGCGCACCTGACAGTTGAGCCTGTTTTACCGAGCGGCTGGGACAACCGCACCTTTCGGCTCGGTGACCGAATGTCAGTGAGGCTCCCGAGCGCAGCGGCCTATGTTGCTCAGGTGGAGAAGGAGCATAAGTGGCTACCGGTGCTCGCTCCCCACTTGCCGCTGCCTATCCCGGTCCCAATCGCCAAAGGAGTGCCGGCGCTCGGCTACCCATGGCCTTGGTCTGTCTACGCTTGGCTGGACGGTGAGCCGGTCCAGGAAGGTCTAATCGACAGTGAGGAGGCGTTTGCACGCACCCTTGCGCGCTTTCTTGTTGACCTGCATCGGATCGATGTCACGGACGCACCAATAGCCGGCCTGCATAACTTCTATCGAGGTGGTTCGTTGTCTGTTTATGACGGCGAAACACGAAACGCACTTGAGCTGCTCGCTGGCTGCATCGATACCGCTTCAGCCCTGACAGTTTGGGAGGTTGCTATGGGTTCTACTTGGAATAACCCGAATGCCTGGGTGCATGGCGACCTCGCGTGCGGCAACTTGCTGGTCAAGGATGGAAAGCTGCACGCCGTCATCGATTTTGGATCATCCGCCGTCGGCGATCCCGCATGTGACTTGGTGATTGCATGGACGATGTTCGGCGAAGCAAGTCGGCATGCTTTTCGTTCTGCGCTTCCCCTGGATGATGCGACCTGGGCGCGAGGTCGCGGATGGGCTTTATGGAAGGCTCT